ATGGAAGTCATCGGCATTGAGAACTGTAACCAGTGCAGTTAAACGGTTAAATTACTCAAGGGCAAGTTTTACCTCGCATTTCACTTTCACCCAAAACTGTAGTGAAAGTAATGGTTTTCCTCAGCTTCCAGACTAAAGCTAATAAACCGGGCTGTGTTTCTTCAAAGGCTTTGTGAGATAAATTGATCATGGAGACCATTGCCAGGGCTGGGAAGTAAccgattacatgtaatctggataaTGTAGCCAGATTCCAATAATTAAGTACGTgaaattagattatattacattttaaaatacttctaATCAAACTAcagtagctttttttttattattattatttttttacgaCATATTATACACACCAGTCTTCATCTTTGAAGGGTTTTGtctttcaaacattaaaatacttaATGAACCCACCTTGACAAAGTTTATAGGATAATACTGTGCCTTACATATACACTATTTAAATTAATGTGATATATGGGTCACAAAAAGTAATCTTTAAGTAATCAACAAGTAGTCAAATTATATTAGATTAAATGTGTAATGGATTACATTACTAACTACAAATATAGTATAGTGCAATTTATAGTAATTGACCAGCACTGACCATTGCCACCAATGTTTTACTGTATAGTAATTTTCccataatatagaaataaaaatctaTGGTATTTTGGATCGGTGACAAATACCATTCACTTTGTGGACATTACAGTTTTATGTAAATACTCATAAAAAGGGCCAAACAAACAGTATAAAAAGGACAATTTCAAATAACcatggtattaaaaaaaaaattcctataaAATATCATAATCATGCAATTAAATTTATGCTATTTTTTGATAtggtcagtgctttaagtgggcctgtacgcaccagtaccgccacttccaaatatagctcttgagcctAACACCACCTCTCcctgcgcccagaacgtgcttttagcttACCACtatgttcatttggacatctgttttaatagaggttttaatcctttgccttcatTGCCgcttcagagcgcccttcacaatgcacgcttcctaattcttcctagttcagagtatggagcgtgaatcatttgaaccagttcgggagttcggagcgggatcgcgaatcatttgagtcagttcgggagatcggagcagcttcgcggatcatttgaatcagttcgagaaatcggagcgggttcgcgaatcatttgagtcaattcgggagttcgtagagggtccacgaatcatttgagtcagttcgggagttcaaagcgggttcgcgaatcatttgaatcatccattcgagagttcgtatagggttcgcgaatcatttgaatcagttcgggagttcgtagcgggtttgcgaatcatttgagtcagttcgggagttcaaagcgggttcgcgaatcatttgagtcagttcgggagttcaaagcgggttcgcgaatcatctgagtcagtttgtggatcgcgaatcatttgaatcagttcgggagttcggagtgggatcgcaaatcatttgagtcagtgcgggagttcaaagcggattcgcaaatcatttgagtcagtttggggaacgcgaatcatttgtatcagttcgggagttcgtagcgggttcgcgaatcatttgagtcagtttggggatcgcgaattatttgaatcagttcggcagttcggagcgtgattcttttgagtcagttcgggagttcagagttggttcgcgaatcatttgaatcagtttggaagtttgaatgcagtagctctttctaagggtattttttcaaaatccttttgcacattttatttatgttcagtagttctttctagctcaagcaaatccacaaactaataaaatgatttaaggttgcctgttgactgctgtatataaaagcccttcaatatagttgttgttacctcaggggatgaggagaatcatcaaaaaaataataataataatatttttggataatataaataataatttatactttttgGACATACAGTGACATATAAATAGGCTACCCACTATATGAGAATGtcaatcaaatagcttttcaaagaaccaaaaatgtatatcatgAAGTATATCATGTAGGTTATAATGTCATGTAAATGgcaaattcttttttgtttttgttttaaatgaccaTTTCTATGAACCATGGTAGCCTATTAAAATTTGATAACATTAGACCTATAACCACCGTGACATCTTCCATTAATATTCAAATTCTTAAGAGATTTTCATGTGCTTTATTTTTTGACCCTACCCTGTTTCGAGGCACATACAGCGCTGGAGAGTTCGGGGGCACCGTGTTGACCCGCTCCGTGTCCGAATCACTGGACTGCAGCAGCGCCGGGGCGCTCGTCCTCCAGTCCGGCACGCGCGCACGCAGTGACTCGGACCCGGCGTAAGTTGCCCCATCCGGGCGTAGAAACCTGGCGCGCTGCCCGGTGGCCCTTCTCTCCGCTGATGAGGTCAAGGACGAGGTAATGGGAGGCGCCAGCATCGGTTCCGAGACCGGGACGTAGTTGGTCTTTCTGTTTGGAGCTAACAGAGGCTCATCAGAGAAGCGGGTGATTCTCTGGCGGGTGGAAAACGACGAGTGCATGAGCGAGATTTCCGAGCCGCAGCGGTCTCTCTTCCTCAGGGTCATGCGGAACAGCTTGTACCCCACAAACAGGCAGTTGATCAGCAGGAGCAGAAGCACGCAGGGAATGAGCAGCAGGATCAGCAGGGCCAAACTGGACACCGGGAGGCCCTCGGGTAAGTATGATGATGAGGGCACAGCCGATCCCAGCTGCGACATTTCATCACAAATCAGGTTAAAACAATGTGATTTTGATGCTTATTCAATTGTACCTCTGataattgtttttatgtaaaataatatcaataaaatgactaaaactgacaGCCGACAGTTGAACCGCAGGTGCGCCCCATTGACATCAATCAATTCCGCCAGAGTGCGTCAAGAGCTTTGGCTTTTCACCGACTGTTTACAACAACTTTTCAGTCTTACCTCATAAATGAGAATGCCTTTAGTGTGTTGAGACGTCTATTTTGTTAGCGAGCTCTCAAAATAACATAATGACGACGAAGTTAAATATGTTAAAGCATTtatgcgggaagagtttcagcTGAGGTGAAATCGAGCTCTTTTGAGGTTCCGATAtctgactggaaacaaaacaaatcacCAGGAAAGCTCAGAGACTGCAAAGGAAATAGTTCATTggtgacactttaaaataataaaattgtataggCTATAGCCTACCAGCTTGCCTTGGTATTTACATGttattgcttaatttttttttgttcccaAATTAGGCTATTGTACTAAATGAAAAGGTACAGTAATTCCTGAAAATCATTGCCAGGATTcttaaccatttttatttatttattttttatttatttaaatgtttttttttttttgaggaaaacgtTTGTTGGTTGAAATAGGCtataagctgaaaaaaaaatattaatagtaggTGAAAAAcgtaaactaaaaaaataaataataataattaaatttaaatttacttaaaatttaaaacataaaatgttaattaaaaatattactaagCATCATAATAGTAAAGGcctataaataacaacaaaataacacTCATCTCAATATCTTTAATCACAATACATTGGATTCCACAGAGTTCTCACCATGCAATTAATTTATAGGCCTAGAGAGGGCAGTGTAGACTAGTTTAAGCTTGTAGCCTTATATGCGTTTTTCATTTGTTGTTCATGTAAATGGCATCACAAACCCTGTAGCTACATGTTATTACTTTGAAGACATCAgaaagacatatttataatgctaACCTAACCTTGATTCCCGCAAGCCTTTTAGATGGTCCCTTAAGTACTTATAATTTTGTCCATTCATTTTGTGGTCGTTTAGAAATGAGTAGTAGTTTATAGCTGAGTGAAGCTTGCACAGGGAACATACCACTTATGCTGAAAGCACAAATGTACAGTAACTGTACATGTTGTGAAATGTCATGAAATGCCTATTTTGAAGttagaaaaaggaaaaattacaCATGGTCTGCATAGTatttagctaaataaaaaaaaacagcaaatacaACGGCATATTGGTGGATTTCCCATTTAACACTTCAGATATAGAAttgctttttttagtttttctaagaAATATCTAGGTTCACACTGCTAAAAACAGCAATTCTGATCCTGAGTAAGTGTGACTGTCATTTTAAACGGTGAGTATGATTCACGAGCCACGAACACGGCAATGACTGACACGAGACAATGTTCTTCTCGCTCAGACAGTTCATGTATTTGCACATTTCCTGTGAATTCCAGTTTGTTGAGCTCAAAAGTATCACTGGCAAATATGTCCTGGTGTGGAATATGAACATctcatataattaatatataaagatcaactttattaatgttttatctcTTTGAAAGGTATTTTTGAGGCAAGACACCGCAGGTGATTAGGGTAAAAATGTTAAGTAATTGATACCATCATACTTCTGCAGTTGATTAATCACAGTACATAAAATTTAGTATTACAAGTtgtctgaaatgttatgtttgaatatgcaaattagtCTGATTGTacatgcactaatttgcatatttgtcCACAACAGAAATCTGGACAGAGCCAAGTTCACAATTCTTGTTTCATTGTGTTGAAGTGAATGGCCTTTAaagatatgtattgtaattgaaaactGCTTATGGAgatagataaagtgcaataaacacttaaatgtgtatttcggaCTAGTCTGAAAACCTCAAAATTGACCTTAATCACTAAACACCTTTTTTCCCCTCATATGTAATTGAATGCATGCATCATACCATGCATGTATTTTTCATCTTATATCTTAATTGCTCAACACATTAAAGACCACAACACCAAATACCAGTTATTTCATTAACAAAACTTTATTTCTGCTTACAAAACATGCGTTCATCATTCATCATACATGCCAGGTCATATCTGAAATTCACATTTTTTCAATATACTTTTTACAAATAATTCATTGGAACATGACACAGGGATCTCTCATAGAGACTAAATCACTGACAGTTCTGTACATGAGTACAAGGTCGTCATGGTTAAAGAAGTATGCTAACACTTCAGAGTTGCACCATCAGTGCAGGTGTGTGTTAAGTGCGTGAGCTGTTCGTGTGTTTTTCCCAAACACTTCATCTCTGTACGAATCACACAGGTATTACATAcctatatatatgtttgtgtgagcATCCCGTCTCACACTTGAGTGTGTGTGCCTCACAGAGACAAACAGCTGACATTAAGTCTGTCACCAAAATGAGCGTGTTTTCTTTAGCTAACACTGTCCCAAGCTGTGTTTGATGATTTCTTTGCTGCTCGGGGGAATGCGATCAGGGAAAACGACTTGAAATTCGACCAGTAGGTCTCCACGCTGGGCGGGGTTCTTCACTCGGGGAAGCCCCTCCCCTATTAGCCTCCTCATTGAGCCGGGCTTGATGACATCATTGCATGGGAGGGGCTTCATCTGTCCGTCAAGCGTAGGGACGTTAACCGTACACCCACACAGAGCCTGGAGAAAAACACAAAGAAGGAAAACAGTTAAACGTTGTGTCATCTTTGATGAGGTTATAAAGGTCTGTATCGATCTTCAGTAGCTCTCTTTGTCTTGAGATCTGTTATATAACAAGCTGCAGTGCTTTGGCAGCATAAGAGCTACAATGCCCCTCCGGCATATGTTATGAGGTCTAATCCACTTGTCTAtatatgatgcttttatataatgTGAGTATGATCGCGGGCGGAATATAGGCCAGACAGATTGAACATTACAGTTACGCAACAGCAGAAAAGAGCCGCTAATCGCTCTCTTTCTCAATGATGCTCCAGTCTGCGGGGGACGGGAGGGTAAGCGTGGGAAGACAAAGATGAAGTGGATGTGGAAAATGAGAGGGCGAGAGCTAACAAGGAAAGTAGAAATGGAAATAAGCTGgaaagaataaaagaataaagGTTTGTTTTTAAGAGCCGATGCCAAATCTGAGGTTTAGAGAGCAGGATGGTCAGTTTAATGAACACCTTTGTTATtcggccaatatatatatatattgtggaataaatattttataaaatattttttaattctattctGCTGTCTTATGAATATTCCTGCAGTATATTGTCCAATCAGGGTGACTTATCAGTACCGATAATCTTAGAATGACCAAATATGGACTGAATATTTCCTGGTATTTCAGCCAGGACAATTAATTGACCTATAATCATCATCAGTTCCAAAATCTGTCCAAAATAATTTACCCTTTCTGgggtttttttattaatattttgttaaattaggTGCTAATTTGATTCTGATTTGCAGTATTGTGTTTATATCATCATTATATTTGTAACCCTGCTCTGTAGATAGTTTTCTTAGAAAATGAATACATGAGGGCATATAGGCAAAATAGGATCCACTGCTAGAGAGGAGCGAATGACAGAATGTGTGTGAGACGATGCTGAGAGCTGAAGAGGCGGTGTGTGAGATGGGAGGGAGAGTGTGTGCTCTGAGGCTGCGGGGGAGAGATGCTAAATTTAGATACAGCTCTCTGCAGAGGCTTATTGAGTACCGGCGACTGTGAGGGAACATTTCGTACAgccatgcacacatacacacgtacacatgTACACATCTCACCTCTCGCAGCGTGATGGTGGTGGTGTACACAATATGCGAGCCGTCTCGTCTGAAATGggtgtgcttcttttccttaatAACAAAGGCCAGGTCGCTTGGGGCGTGGCCGAGCATCTGATGGCCCTCCTTGGGGAAGGTGATCCTGGTGCCCTCCTTCCATCCCTTCTTCACCTCCACGTCGAACACACGCTCTTCTGGTCTCAACCCGTGTTTGTCCATCTGCCGGAGGCGTGTCACTTTCACACGTTTCGTCACGCCCATCAAAATGTCCTCCAGTGACACGAGGAGCTCGTGAACTTCGGCCACGCccgatggcttgagcccgccctTGTTTCCATGCTGACGGCTGAGGTGGGGCAGGGGGTTCCGCATGAAGGGGTTAAACAGGTCGTCATCGGAGTCGACTTCGAAGTTGAAGAACATGCGCCAGGAGTGGGCGTCAGTTTTTGAGGAGCTCTGAGAGGGGTCGCTTTTGTTTCCAGCTGGAGTCACACCCCCTTTGGTCAAACCTTGAAGATTGAAGAGATTTTATTAGCATGCATGTCTTTGGTTTTACAAAAGCTAATTTGCTGGTTAATAAAGTATGCATAAATTATTGATCATGTTTGCAGCTATTTGTACCCAGCACTGCAAGTGTGTGAATCAGTTCAGATGGGGTTGTAGGAACCCACTGAACTCGGTGTTCATTTGAAATGAGAGTGTTTGTGGGATACTGGGATCGATCTatcttaatttaaatgtatttttaaaatgcaagtgcatgcatattaaatatgtttgtgcTTGCACTTTATTCTCACCTTGTTGATCATAGATGCTGCGTTTCTCTGGGTCTGTCAGAACATCGTGGGCTTGTGCAATCTGTTTGAATTTGTCCTCGGCGTCTGCGTCTGGGTTCTTGTCTGGGTGGTAACGGAGCGCCAGACGCTTGTACGCCCGTCTGATCTCCTCCTCATTCGAGTCACTTGACACGCCGAGCACAGAGTAGTAATCCAAACACTCTGGTGAGGATGGGGGGCTAGACACCTCAGGTTCTTCAGGCacatcctacacacacacacagatggcaAGAGTTTAGAGTACAATCATTTCTAGTTCTGCTTGGTTCATCTACACAGGGTGATCCCAAATAAAAATAGTTGTCTTGGTTCAGGCAGAGATGTGAGTACCATAGCCATGAAGGGAGTTCCCATAATATTCATAGTAGATGAATTTGTCAGTGaccaattatttaaaaacaaatgtttatatatttatatatataatggcataaacattgaataaaaaataatgtaatataaatttataaagtGCAAGTAATTAGATgaccttattattatttataaattattacttGTATAATTCATACAACAGAAGTATTGTGTTTTCACTCAATGTGAATCACTCAAAAAATTGGAGAATACAGAGGAAATATAAAATCACATCCTCTTTTTTTCTACAATATATACatctatttatgcattttatatagtgGGGAATATAGAGGTGTATATAAACACCTCTATATTctcaattatatattatactcGAAGTCTTAGGGTATATATTATATAGAggaaaaataaaggtaaatatattacaatttattacattatatattacattatacacatacatatacaagcTACTGTCCACTATGTAACATGCATATATAGATttatacacagaaaaaaatagaGGTGCATAAGAATTTAATATATACCTCTGTATTGTCCAATATATAATAAACACTCAAAGTCTGAGTCTATATTATATGGTGGAGAATATAGATGCATATAGATTTTAGCATGTAATGTGCTGCATCTCACCTCTGAGGTACATCCCTCCTCTCCGTGGATCACTCGCACTTTGCACTTGACATTCTTGTGTTTGACGCCGAACTGAGTCCAGATGAGAAccatgatgctgctgctgctgcctgtGAGTGTGAGCCGAGCGCGTGAGCTGCTGTCTGATGCATCTCCAGCCGCTCTGCTCGAGCTTTTATACCCGCGTTCTACACACTGCGCCCACGCTGCATGACCGAGCTTCCCCGAGCACGCCCATTCTTCACGCACACGAGAGGGAATACCGCGTGCCCACCAATCCACACTCGATGCCGCTGAGGACCGAGATGAGCATCACGCGGATGTGGCAGCCCACCTCTCCATGTGGAGGTGCGTTTCCGGAATTCACAATGAGTGTCATCCCTCCCCTCCCTCCATCCTTCCTTCCTAAATTGGTCTCCTGTTACAGACTGTTCTTTTGGTTTGTCGGCCAGATTTTTGGATTTAAAATTGTGAATGACAGTGGATTTTCGCAAAGAATGGTGGTACACGAACACGAAAAAGCATGCAAATAAAAAGGCGAGATTGACAGCAGATGAACAAGGAAAAATGTGCATAACATAAGACAAGGTCGTCAAACGCACTTTACACCTGAGTCGTGcataattttaattgtattctTTAACCACGAAACGCAGACAATTATTGACATTTGAGGATGAAgagatataaattaaataaaaatcactgcCTGACAGAGTTGTTCCGTTTATTGTTccgtttataatttttttcattatgtacatataaatagattacaacttaaaaagtaaaaattgttgactactgctttttattttatatatctattatattTTCCGCTAGTTGAAAATCTTGGGCATCTCTGGGAAGATCTATGCTTGAATGtcagttttattataaaatgtcaaaacatgTGTGATGCCTTGAGCAAGCAATAAAGTCTTATTAGAATTTAgctacacacgcacacacttcagTGTCCCTTTGTGTCAAAGTGCATTTGAAATAGATGAAAAGACACATCCAGTACCACTTCACCCAGACATGCAATTACAGGCAGTTAACGTGTGATTGTCAAGTCTGGCGGATTGTGTACCAGTAGTTCTTTACGCTCGTCACGTTGATAGTTCAATGCTTCCATCTCCACGGGAATAAAAAGTCTTTGCGCATTCACGAGCGCGCGTTCACAGACCGTCCTCGGCGTTAACTGACCGCTAAATGTATTAGAGCGGAGCCTTGGGAAACGTCGCATTACGCAACGTACGTTTAGGTGAATTGGCGCGCATTCCTCAGTACATAAATGGCCATATTT
This is a stretch of genomic DNA from Carassius auratus strain Wakin unplaced genomic scaffold, ASM336829v1 scaf_tig00216169, whole genome shotgun sequence. It encodes these proteins:
- the hwa gene encoding protein huluwa isoform X1, which translates into the protein MSQLGSAVPSSSYLPEGLPVSSLALLILLLIPCVLLLLLINCLFVGYKLFRMTLRKRDRCGSEISLMHSSFSTRQRITRFSDEPLLAPNRKTNYVPVSEPMLAPPITSSLTSSAERRATGQRARFLRPDGATYAGSESLRARVPDWRTSAPALLQSSDSDTERVNTVPPNSPALYVPRNRFSMPMTSMRRSSTMELENAPLDKIHVEYESASIILPEISCYVASSSPSARGSGLDSDFGASAGVSLRILSVDSDGFPGSAWASALEWDYYDPSYVTQNHIPKHRPHAPPITTKQYWV
- the hwa gene encoding protein huluwa isoform X2 — its product is MTLRKRDRCGSEISLMHSSFSTRQRITRFSDEPLLAPNRKTNYVPVSEPMLAPPITSSLTSSAERRATGQRARFLRPDGATYAGSESLRARVPDWRTSAPALLQSSDSDTERVNTVPPNSPALYVPRNRFSMPMTSMRRSSTMELENAPLDKIHVEYESASIILPEISCYVASSSPSARGSGLDSDFGASAGVSLRILSVDSDGFPGSAWASALEWDYYDPSYVTQNHIPKHRPHAPPITTKQYWV
- the LOC113097284 gene encoding dnaJ homolog subfamily B member 5; the protein is MVLIWTQFGVKHKNVKCKVRVIHGEEGCTSEDVPEEPEVSSPPSSPECLDYYSVLGVSSDSNEEEIRRAYKRLALRYHPDKNPDADAEDKFKQIAQAHDVLTDPEKRSIYDQQGLTKGGVTPAGNKSDPSQSSSKTDAHSWRMFFNFEVDSDDDLFNPFMRNPLPHLSRQHGNKGGLKPSGVAEVHELLVSLEDILMGVTKRVKVTRLRQMDKHGLRPEERVFDVEVKKGWKEGTRITFPKEGHQMLGHAPSDLAFVIKEKKHTHFRRDGSHIVYTTTITLREALCGCTVNVPTLDGQMKPLPCNDVIKPGSMRRLIGEGLPRVKNPAQRGDLLVEFQVVFPDRIPPSSKEIIKHSLGQC